In Pleurocapsa sp. PCC 7319, the following are encoded in one genomic region:
- a CDS encoding EpsG family protein has translation MLDQTFNKLKNIQNVTELKLPLLFFSFAIWVICPIIGIFPLLLVVQLDLLQANKKLDKFWSLNSFILVLVVLTLATYLSSFDVFADTKVYLNIYNSLDRQTPFENGIAEQRFEFVLFVFFAVIHYLSNGSTFWCLFSFALFNNALIIFYISKKLSPKYFPSLLIILFSSYFYYSQVFYMRQFFALIFVLAAIVSLESSIISFIIFSLLAIFSHTTSAIYILTCIFIKVGAAIGQVFQRIKWQKRDKTILYFCLAVTIFLIIYSAWQIYQNPKAIYRLTNNLIEYLPQEQVSSSIQGRIENNDQRDIEVFSITKNLAAAICSLSVFSFIRSYKKISLKILSMIAFYIISLLQILFILATGFNQRIAYLFLGFFGLFFCIGLDDQALGKTNKIKNFYLVSIITFLMAALNTLIFINLNANMSRTVGWSFFDKQPLSMSLYDYIVYFFDSV, from the coding sequence ATGCTCGATCAAACTTTTAATAAGCTTAAAAATATTCAGAATGTAACTGAGTTAAAATTACCATTACTCTTTTTTAGTTTTGCTATTTGGGTAATTTGTCCAATCATAGGAATTTTTCCTTTACTATTAGTCGTTCAATTAGATTTATTACAAGCTAATAAAAAACTTGACAAATTTTGGTCTTTAAATAGTTTTATCTTAGTTTTAGTTGTACTTACATTGGCAACTTATCTGTCTTCTTTTGATGTCTTTGCTGATACTAAAGTTTATTTAAATATTTACAATAGTTTAGACCGACAAACTCCTTTTGAAAATGGGATTGCTGAACAACGATTTGAGTTTGTTTTATTTGTATTTTTTGCTGTAATTCACTACTTAAGTAATGGTTCAACTTTTTGGTGTCTATTTTCTTTTGCCCTTTTTAATAATGCACTAATTATTTTTTATATTAGTAAAAAACTTTCACCAAAATATTTTCCGAGCTTACTAATCATTTTATTCTCAAGTTACTTTTATTATTCTCAAGTTTTTTATATGCGTCAGTTTTTTGCTCTAATCTTTGTTTTAGCAGCAATTGTAAGTTTGGAATCTAGTATAATTTCGTTTATTATATTTAGTCTTTTGGCTATTTTTTCTCATACCACTAGTGCTATTTATATCTTGACATGTATTTTTATCAAGGTTGGTGCAGCTATTGGTCAGGTTTTTCAACGTATTAAGTGGCAAAAAAGAGATAAAACAATTCTTTATTTTTGTCTGGCTGTCACTATCTTTTTAATAATTTATAGCGCATGGCAAATTTATCAAAATCCCAAAGCAATATATAGGCTGACTAACAATTTGATTGAATATCTCCCTCAAGAACAAGTTAGTAGCTCTATTCAGGGTAGGATAGAAAACAATGACCAAAGAGATATTGAAGTGTTTAGTATTACTAAAAATTTAGCTGCTGCTATTTGCTCTTTAAGTGTCTTTTCTTTTATTAGAAGCTATAAAAAGATTAGCCTGAAAATACTATCTATGATCGCTTTTTATATTATATCATTACTACAAATATTGTTTATTTTAGCTACAGGATTTAATCAAAGAATTGCTTATTTATTCTTAGGCTTTTTTGGCTTGTTTTTCTGTATTGGCTTAGACGATCAAGCACTAGGTAAAACCAATAAAATCAAAAACTTTTATCTAGTTTCAATTATCACCTTTTTGATGGCAGCATTGAATACCCTCATTTTTATTAATCTAAATGCAAATATGAGCAGAACTGTGGGATGGTCTTTTTTCGACAAACAACCTTTAAGTATGTCTCTATATGACTATATTGTTTACTTTTTTGATTCTGTCTAA